The DNA region TTTCGATCAACCTTCGAGAGCGGACGAGGTGGACAATTGGGCTTCGTTGAAGAAACCAGTTCCGGCATTCGATTCCGGTCGACAAAACCGGTACGGCTCTCTCGGCGGTGGCGGTGGCAGTAGTGGTGGCAATGGAGATGGCGGTGTTGGTGGTTCTAGGGCGGATGAGGTGGATAATTGGACGGCTGGTAAGAAGTCTCTTCCTGTTAGATCTTCCACGTTTGGTTCTGGTTTCCGCGATTCAGGTCCAGAGCCTGATCGCTGGACACGTGGCAAGCGTGACACACGTGACTTACGTGACAGCGATCGGGAGCGGCCGATATTGGTGCTGGACCCGCCGCAAGGCAACGGTTCCGTGAACGAAATGGAGGCAGTGGTGAAGACGAACAAGCCGAACCCTTTTGGCGCAGCGAGGCCAAGGGAGGAGGTTTTGGCGGAAAAGGGATTGGATTGGAAGAAGCTCGATTCGGAGATTGAATCGAAGAGGCCTATAAGTGCACACTCCAGCAGGCCCTCCAGCGCGCAATCGAGTTGCTCCGAGGGGCCTGCCGGATTGCAGGTGAAGCCGAAGGTGAATCCCTTTGGGGATGCCAAGCCTAGGGAGGTTTTGCTGGAGGAGAAGGGAATGGATTGGAAGAAGATTGATCTTGAATTGGATCATCGCCGTTTTGATAGGTCTGTCATgctgttttgtttgtttgtgcatGTTTTTGATAGTGATATTGTTTTGTTACCATTTGAGCCTTATGAATTTATGATGCATTGTTGCGATAACACTTGAATTTCCTTTCGCTGGCTACAAGTCTTGGCATGGGCTGTATCCATAGTTGCTACAGTCCTTCTACATATGATTTGATTAGTGAATTCACAGTAGGTTGTCCCAGCTATTTGAATATAACACTGATCATATTGACTGAGTTGTGCTTGTATAACATGACTTCCACTTATGTAAATTCCTTTATGCAAATTGATGTTTAACAATTAACAGTTGACATGTCAATGCTGGTCCTGTCATTCAGTTTGTTGGAATGACTACCTTTGTTCTCTTCTTCAAGATTGTCTTCCTTTTATAGTTCTGTTGATGGATGttttggtgctctgtttttcatgTCGAAAGCTAGTTAGTGTTTCTTGGTACAAAAATATGAGTTTTTGAGAGGGCAGTATAGCATATCTATATAGCAGTCCTGTCCTAGTAGGATAATATGTAATAGTTGATATCTTTCTTGTCATTTTCTTTTGAGTTGTTTATCTCAAGATTAAGGGTTGAAATCGTGGAATTAAATGCTGCCGACATTACATCATTTAGGTGCGGACCTTTGCCAGACCTGCTTAATGTAGAATGCTTGCTgccttttttattattcttctggTTTAAGCTTTCTGGTTTTGTTTCATTCATGTCATAAAGTTACTCATTATGTTTTAAAAGTGTTTAGTTTATATTTGAAGCAGGAAAATTTATATACAAAAGTTTCTATTGATATTTTTCCTATGATTTATGATTCAAAACTTGAAAAGTGACTCATGCTACAATTCACAAATTGGTAACTATGAGTGAAGCAATTGAAGTTGATGATTCTATGCCATTGGAAACTAATTGGAACAATATACGAATGAGGGTTTCGTTATTCGCGTAGTGAGAGATTTCATTTTGTATAGTGTACTTTGTTTAGGGAAAGTAGTCTGTTGCTATTTACATTGGCAAAGGAAGTAGTTAATGTATCTCCTAATTAGTTTTGCAAGAGCCAGTTGTATATGTGAAAATGTATAGGTGGTTATGCAAATAAGGTAATAGTTTAATGTTATACAAATTGTAAGTTAAATGCGGTTTCAAGTTGTTGGGTTTTTAAACACTAGTGGTGTTAGATCTTTTTGCAGCCTTGTTATCTTacatagcgtttgttttgagatatTGGGACGGAGGGAGATTGGGATTCAGTTTCATGTTTGTTAGCTCAGaaattggtactaaaatttcaatCTCTGTTTCTAAAATTTAAGTACCTTCAAAAAGTGAGGAcacaggagactgaaatttttgggaatggagactgaaactttaataacattttatacctaaaatactcatattttaattaattaattccaactttaccccttatgcaaattaaattagagcttcattcttatttcaatctctgtctcccaCCTTATACTAAACACAATACTGAgtcttatttcaatctctgtctcccaGTCTCTGTCTCTCTTCCAAACGCTACCTTATTGACTAAATCAGTTGAAGTAAGTTGTTGTTTCACTTATTTTGGCGATGGACTGCCTACTTAGTTGTTAAGATAAATTCCTGtcattttttcttttcccctctattttttttcttctgcctTCACTCAGTTTCTAAATAGGTGTGATTCTTGCTAGCCTGTTCAGTAGTCTAGTACTCTAATTAATGTGAATTATGCAATATGCGACAAGATTTTTACTTTTGGTTCACATTGTCAAGAATATGAATGGCTGTTGTTTTAGACCGAATTGACttggaaaaatagaaaaaaaatgtatgTTTGGAATGTAGGATTGCTTATAAGTTTAGtaaatttattaacttttttaaagaCGTGATAAATGTTTCTTGTCCTTATTATAATTATACAGTTTATGttctaatttttgtgatttttctgatCTTTTTGCACATTGTCTTCTTAATTTCTAATGGGACATTTCAGGCCAGAAACAACAGAGGAAAAATTGCTGAAAGAAGAAATTGATAACTTGAAGAAGGAACTTGGGAAAGAGTCTGAAGCAAATTCAAATAAGATTTCTAGTGATGAAGTAGACACAACCAATAAAGAATCAATGTTACTCCAGAAAGAAAGGGAGCTGGAAATTCTTACCCGTGATTTAGATAACAAAATTCGATTTGGGCAAAAAGCCATTGAAGGTCCAGGCTCGGCAATAGGAAGGACTACTGGTTTTCCTGATAGACCGCCTTCTCAATCTGGCTCGTTTGAGGATTCTAGAAGTGTTGATTCTGCAGACAGACCTCGATCCCGTGGCACAGGAGATATGTGGGCACGTTCTAATGAGGGCAGAGGACCGTTACGTTCTAACGAGGACAGAAGACCATTACGTTCTAATGAGGACAGAAGACCATTTCAAGGTAGCAGGGACAGAGGATGGTTTCAGAATAGCAGAGACTTAGATAGGTGAGATTACTCTGTGCATTGTCTCATATTTTATCTCTCCATTCTTGCCCCTCCTGGTAAAAATTTGCTTGTTCCTTCTGCAATTTATGCCTGATGGTAGAAGCTAAATTTGATTTTCATCAAACTTTGATGTAAAAGGCTCTTCTTACACTATTCATACGATTAACACTATTCATACACCAAACGGTTGATGTTAAtaaagaaaatgcatgttgtTTGTTAAGAAAATGCTGGTATAAaaagtaataattataataaagggtGTAGATGTAGTGGGATTGTTAAAATAgtcagataaaaaataaatttaatgctAGGAACTACCCCTATATTTTCAGCATAGTGTGACATTTACTTTGGATCAAGCTTAAACCCAACACATTCCCTTCCTGCCGTTTGTTttgttccatttttctttttggcTGGCAGGTTTGTTTTGAATGCATTTGGTCTAATTGATAGGTATTGCAGAACTGAAATATCTTGTGGGCAATCTGCATATTACCGTTTCTTTACATAGGAAATTGATCCTCTAATGTTTCTTGTTGACATGTGTAACTCTACAACTTTCAACAAGATCCCATCCATTTAAAGCCTCTGTACACTATATTTATGAAGAATTCTTGATTACTTTattaaattatacagagagttgACAATGGCTTCAATTCAATTTTGTTTATTCTAACCTTTTATTCTTACTAAATTATTTCACTTTTGGTCTGAGAAGTCATTTTAGAATGCTGTTATTTGTTTAATTACAGGTCCAGGTCAAAAGAGAGGTGGTGAAGGGAGTTTTGTGTTGATGAGAGTTATCTTCAACTTTTGATAACACGAGAATCTAAtactattttgttttatcttttctAATAGTTTTGTTCATTCACTCCAGGAATTGGAGCAAGAATCATTTGGTACTGGTACTAGAACTCCTGCCTTATCTATTGTTCCTTCTGGAAAcattgtaaatttatttattcagTAATTTTTAGGAGCCTGTAGTTTCATTAGGATCAaatttcttattaaaaattattatggaACTCGGTGATTAAATGTGATATTTTTCCGAGTCTTGTATCAAGACAATATCTGCCGGAGTGATTTTCTGACGCAACTAATCATTCAAAATGCAAGTGGTTTGGTTTCAATATTTCTCAATTCTCATGATGCGATCTGTGAGTTGCTGTGATGCAATGATGTATTCAACTTGAATTTTTACTGTTGTTGAAAGACAATTTGCGAAATACCAGTACTTATACTTTATTCCTTATAACTGATAAATCATGTGAATTAGTTACCTTATATTCATTTACTTTTTGTAATCTTTATTTGTACACCTCTACCTTATAttcattttcctttttctctcttaacctacttttttttctctcaaagaattcctgaagtcccctttttattattgtcattgtgcataattgtttaaaaaattctCAACATTTTTTCCAGTGTAAACAAATTTAAGGTACATATAGCAAGGTTATAAAACGCAGCTCAACTAAAAATTTAGTGAACAACATAAATTTCAAGGTTAATAGTAGTCCCTGCGAAAAAAAgacattatttaaatttatttttaaaagatttttttaattaaattggtctatcaaaaagtaaaatttattCATATTTGTCTTTTAGTTACTTTATTAACAATTTTCTTTAAAGATTGATCTAGCACCTAAATTAatagattttcataaatatatttgtttAGCGTCTAATTAGACATGTTATGTGTCATGGatattattagttaatatttcaTAGTATTGTGAATGATTATGCATGTACTGATGTGTGGTTTGTTGGTctgtaatataattttaaaaaattaagcacCAAAG from Arachis hypogaea cultivar Tifrunner chromosome 10, arahy.Tifrunner.gnm2.J5K5, whole genome shotgun sequence includes:
- the LOC112715138 gene encoding eukaryotic translation initiation factor 4B2, whose amino-acid sequence is MSTRRSNIGAWAADAERAEEEEQEAAAAAAIAGGSGDAGSFDFPSLKEAVSTKPKKKKMSLMEFNNSAGSGGGGGGFAREQRGLTPDEMLRLPTGPKERSAEEMQYGRGFSNYGGGRSVPPPGRGLDRNDGDGSWGGGRRSYGDFDEERRGGPRSRVSDFDQPSRADEVDNWASLKKPVPAFDSGRQNRYGSLGGGGGSSGGNGDGGVGGSRADEVDNWTAGKKSLPVRSSTFGSGFRDSGPEPDRWTRGKRDTRDLRDSDRERPILVLDPPQGNGSVNEMEAVVKTNKPNPFGAARPREEVLAEKGLDWKKLDSEIESKRPISAHSSRPSSAQSSCSEGPAGLQVKPKVNPFGDAKPREVLLEEKGMDWKKIDLELDHRRFDRPETTEEKLLKEEIDNLKKELGKESEANSNKISSDEVDTTNKESMLLQKERELEILTRDLDNKIRFGQKAIEGPGSAIGRTTGFPDRPPSQSGSFEDSRSVDSADRPRSRGTGDMWARSNEGRGPLRSNEDRRPLRSNEDRRPFQGSRDRGWFQNSRDLDRSRSKERW